Proteins encoded by one window of Aphidius gifuensis isolate YNYX2018 linkage group LG2, ASM1490517v1, whole genome shotgun sequence:
- the LOC122850491 gene encoding death-associated inhibitor of apoptosis 1-like, with product MASSASMAMAEHIERRTWFERGERLLYRVESNRREIFETWPLAHLLDSFELASAGFYYTGVGNFVCCFECGVKINDWTLGDNHQNKPSCRFVGRIPCGNVLVGIHPDIVAVPTYYPYRKNISSVIPPSFRYSYYPAAVSRLEHREFISLFDYVPPPYPDLQPEIDVKTAKVRQYLTYDLRLKSYGYWPKHMSQTKEKLAEAGFFYTGTGDYVQWYHCGNGIKDWLPNEDP from the coding sequence atggcttCATCAGCAAGCATGGCGATGGCAGAACACATCGAAAGACGTACTTGGTTCGAACGTGGTGAAAGATTGTTGTATCGTGTAGAATCCAATCGACgtgaaatttttgaaacatGGCCATTAGCTCATCTTTTAGATAGTTTTGAATTGGCTTCTGCTGGATTCTATTATACAGGAGTTGGTAACTTTGTATGTTGTTTTGAATGTGGGGTTAAAATTAACGATTGGACTTTGGGCGATAATCATCAAAACAAACCAAGTTGTAGATTTGTAGGGCGAATACCATGTGGAAATGTCCTTGTGGGCATCCACCCTGACATAGTGGCTGTACCTACTTACTACCCTTatcggaaaaatatttcttctgTAATTCCACCGTCATTCCGTTATTCATATTATCCAGCTGCTGTATCAAGACTTGAACATCGAGAATTTATAAGTCTTTTTGATTATGTACCACCACCGTACCCTGATCTACAGCCTGAGATTGATGTTAAAACTGCCAAGGTTCGACAATACTTGACTTATGACTTACGCCTAAAATCATATGGATATTGGCCTAAGCACATGAGCCAGACAAAAGAAAAGCTGGCTGAGGCAGGGTTTTTCTACACTGGTACTGGTGACTACGTCCAGTGGTATCACTGTGGTAATGGTATCAAAGATTGGCTCCCGAATGAAGATCCATGA
- the LOC122850494 gene encoding uncharacterized protein LOC122850494, producing MSKIKEDVVRELHTQARKNFLRRKVDIRDKDECWQADLVDMIEHAQPKFNVNDNVRISKYKHIFEKGYKPNWTNEIFTIIKINKTVPVTYKLKDYQENPIQGCFDNEELHRVKHSDIYLIEKS from the exons ATGAGTAAAATTAAAGAAGATGTTGTACGAGAGTTGCACACTCAAGCTCGTAAAAATTTTCTGAGACGTAAAGTTGACATTCGTGACAAGGACGAATGTTGGCAGGCTGATCTTGTCGATATGATTGAGCATGCACAA CCGAAATTTAATGTCAATGACAATGTACGAATCAGCAAGTATAAACACATCTTTGAGAAAGGCTACAAACCAAACTggacaaatgaaatatttacaattataaaaataaataaaactgtgCCTGTAACATATAAACTTAAAGACTATCAAGAGAATCCAATTCAAGGATGTTTTGATAATGAAGAATTACATCGTGTCAAACATtctgacatttatttaattgaaaaa TCATAA